Proteins from a genomic interval of Hippocampus zosterae strain Florida chromosome 14, ASM2543408v3, whole genome shotgun sequence:
- the LOC127614279 gene encoding serine/threonine-protein phosphatase 2A regulatory subunit B'' subunit alpha-like isoform X2, which yields MMIKETSLRRDPDLRGELAFLARGCDFVLPSRFKKRLKSFQQQQQQQQQVQSKAEKKPGTPPPAPAQASAVSHAPSRRSPSPPPAAPVIIIPSPPPPPAINIPRFYYPCGLPAAGQPANHDAAIAAIEAAFAEFEDEKADIYEMSKVAKMCECPLYWKAAMFYGAGGERTGFVSVHSFVATWRKLLRGCHDDASRFIHLLAKPGCQYLEQEDFIPLLQDIVDTHPGLTFLKDAPEFHSRYITTVIQRIFYVVNRSWTGRVSMTELRRSNFLQTLALLEEEDDINQITDYFSYEHFYVIYCKFWELDSDHDLYIDHKDLARYNDHASSNRIIERLFSGAVTRGNAVQREGRMSYAEFVWFLISEEDKKNPTSIEYWFRCMDVDGDGVLSMFELEYFYEEQCERMERMGIEPLPFQDLLCQMLDLVKPESPGKMTLGDLKRCRMAHIFFDTFFNLEKYLDHEQRDPFAVHKDLDGDGPEPSDWDKYASEEYEILVAEETANEQIHEGSFEEDYDVDDLQAPAEIGNKIISDLTA from the exons ATGATGATCAAGGAGACGTCGTTGCGCCGGGACCCCGACCTTAGGGGGGAATTGGCCTTTCTGGCGCGGGGCTGCGACTTTGTCTTGCCATCGCGCTTCAAGAAAAGACTCAAATCTtttcagcagcaacagcagcagcagcagcag GTCCAGTCCAAAGCGGAGAAGAAACCCGGCACGCCACCACCGGCGCCAGCTCAGGCGTCCGCCGTCTCGCACGCGCCCTCGCGCCGCTCGCCCAGCCCACCCCCAGCAGCTCCGGTGATCATCATCCcgtctcctccacctcctcctgccATCAACATTCCCAGGTTCTACTACCCATGCGGGCTACCTGCCGCGGGCCAGCCAGCCAACCACGACGCGGCCATCGCCGCCATCGAAGCAGCCTTTGCTGAATTTGAGGACGAGAAGGCCGATATTTACGAGATGAGCAAGGTGGCTAAG aTGTGCGAGTGTCCGCTGTACTGGAAGGCGGCCATGTTCTACGGGGCCGGCGGCGAAAGAACGGGATTCGTCTCGGTTCACTCCTTTGTCGCCACCTGGAGGAA GTTGCTGCGTGGTTGCCACGACGACGCCTCGCGGTTTATTCACCTGCTCGCCAAACCTGGCTGTCAATACCTGGAGCAGGAGGACTTCATTCCTCTTCTGCAG GACATCGTGGACACGCATCCCGGACTCACATTTCTGAAGGATGCACCCGAGTTTCATTCCCGCTATATCACAacg GTCATCCAGCGGATCTTCTACGTGGTGAACCGCTCGTGGACAGGCCGCGTTTCCATGACGGAGCTGCGGCGCAGCAACTTCCTGCAGACGCTGGCGCTGCTGGAAGAGGAAGACGACATCAACCAGATCACCGACTACTTCTCCTACGAGCACTTCTACGTCATCTACTGCAAGTTCTGGGAGCTGGACAGCGACCACGACCTCTACATCGACCACAAGGACCTGGCCCGATACAACGACCACG CGTCCTCCAACCGAATCATCGAGAGGTTGTTCTCGGGCGCCGTGACGCG GGGCAACGCCGTGCAGAGGGAAGGTCGCATGAGCTACGCTGAGTTTGTCTGGTTTCTCATCtctgaagaagacaaaaaaaatcccaccag CATCGAGTACTGGTTCCGCTGCATGGACGTAGACGGCGACGGCGTCCTGTCCATGTTCGAGTTGGAGTACTTCTACGAAGAGCAATGCGAGCGCATGGAACGAATGGGCATCGAACCGCTGCCCTTCCAAGACTTGCTGTGCCAAATGCTCGATTTGGTCAAACCCGAGAGCCCGG gcAAAATGACGCTGGGTGACCTGAAGCGATGTCGCATGGCGCACATCTTCTTCGACACCTTCTTCAACCTGGAGAAATATTTGGACCACGAACAGCGAGACCCCTTTGCCGTGCACAAG GACCTCGACGGTGATGGTCCCGAGCCGTCTGACTGGGATAAATATGCCTCGGAGGAATACGAGATACTGGTGGCGGAGGAGACTGCCAATGAGCAGATACACGAGGG ATCTTTTGAGGAGGACTATGACGTGGATGATCTCCAGGCTCCGGCTGAGATTGGGAATAAGATCATCTCAGATCTGACAGCGTGA